From the genome of Vicia villosa cultivar HV-30 ecotype Madison, WI linkage group LG2, Vvil1.0, whole genome shotgun sequence, one region includes:
- the LOC131645791 gene encoding exocyst complex component EXO70C1-like, with translation MEKLWSFSSRSNSNIVGTDKLEWEEEEEEENNLLEQLDDKIHLSQVLEDVDYFLNSVTTPNSSSTDEVPNCVVLLHKLLESMIDKYNKPSRGTRIKFGRDPEIYKSFLDAVERIFKLSITSSLGDLYLDRTSSILEKAMFILENDICALLQRPKSKIYRSTPTPTTKKSASFGSLQLHFQLQDERDSLRLNNQDDDDDDDDGDLLPNFSLQELSIMNNITTSMIAAGYHLECCMAITAFRRNSFKNVLRKLGYTFLKMDEVYKMQWDLLEGEIVTWNKVFRHCTNVLFKAERKLYDSIFSNQPSLSRTMFGDLVRLIIIHFLNFAQAVVLTKPSPEKLFKFLDMYETLRDELEPIIVLMNDDGLERCAKDLTHEAFETKHGIIKVVVEMFYDLENSIKGDNHRIPVPYGAIHPLTRYVMNYLKYACEYKVTLEQVFFQYSTDQFISTTDHYHYVDDHNKGTSTTSKNIPELDKTLEKSPFVVQLMRIMDLLDENTENKSKLYKDMALRCVFLMNNGRYIVQKIKGCADLHESMVDDWCRRKQTSLKMHHKSYQRETWSNVLQCLKLDGLHQQGNKVSKQVLRDKFKCFNSLFEEIHKTQSSWMVSDEQLQSELRVSISALVIPAYRSFMGRFKHYLESGRHVDKYIKYHPDDIEILIDDFFVGNATSMPRRKI, from the coding sequence ATGGAGAAATTGTGGAGCTTTTCCTCAAGATCCAATAGTAATATTGTTGGAACCGATAAGCTAGaatgggaagaagaagaagaagaagagaacaaTCTACTTGAGCAGTTAGATGATAAAATCCATCTTTCACAAGTTTTAGAAGATGTGGATTATTTTCTCAATAGCGTAACAACTCCTAATTCTAGTTCTACAGATGAAGTTCCCAATTGTGTTGTCTTATTGCATAAATTATTGGAGTCTATGATAGATAAGTATAATAAACCATCAAGAGGAACAAGAATTAAATTTGGGCGAGATCCAGAGATTTATAAGTCTTTTTTAGATGCGGTGGAACGCATCTTCAAGCTCTCTATCACCTCGAGTTTGGGTGACCTCTATTTAGATAGAACAAGCTCTATCCTAGAAAAAGCCATGTTTATTTTAGAGAATGACATTTGTGCTCTACTACAACGCCCCAAATCCAAAATATACCGATCAACACCAACACCAACAACTAAGAAATCTGCTTCCTTTGGTTCCCTTCAACTACATTTTCAACTTCAAGATGAGAGGGATTCCCTAAGGCTTAACAATCAAGATGATGATGACGACGACGACGATGGTGACTTATTGCCAAATTTCTCTTTACAAGAACTTTCCATTATGAATAATATTACCACTTCCATGATTGCTGCAGGATATCATTTAGAGTGTTGCATGGCCATTACCGCTTTCAGGAGAAATTCTTTCAAAAATGTGTTGCGAAAATTAGGATACACATTTCTAAAGATGGATGAGGTTTATAAAATGCAATGGGACTTATTGGAAGGAGAAATTGTGACATGGAACAAAGTGTTTCGGCATTGCACCAATGTACTCTTCAAAGCCGAACGAAAGTTATACGATTCGATATTCTCAAACCAACCCTCTTTATCTCGGACCATGTTTGGTGATCTTGTTCGACTTATCATCatccattttttgaattttgctcaAGCAGTGGTTTTAACCAAGCCATCACCAGAGAAATTATTCAAATTCCTAGACATGTATGAGAccttgagagatgaattagagcCTATCATTGTACTCATGAATGATGATGGTTTAGAGCGATGTGCTAAGGATTTGACACACGAGGCATTTGAAACAAAACATGGGATCATAAAGGTTGTTGTGGAAATGTTCTATGATTTGGAAAACTCCATTAAGGGTGATAATCATAGGATTCCTGTCCCATATGGTGCCATTCATCCATTGACTCGTTATGTCATGAATTATCTTAAATATGCATGTGAATACAAAGTGACGTTGGAGCAggtatttttccaatattctacgGATCAATTTATTTCTACTActgatcattatcattatgttGATGATCATAATAAGGGTACATCCACGACCTCAAAAAATATTCCAGAATTGGACAAGACACTGGAGAAATCACCTTTTGTGGTTCAACTAATGAGAATAATGGACCTTTTAGATGAAAATACTGAAAACAAGTCCAAATTATATAAGGATATGGCTTTGCGTTGTGTATTTCTAATGAACAATGGGAGATACATAGTGCAAAAGATCAAAGGGTGTGCTGATCTTCACGAGTCCATGGTAGATGATTGGTGTAGGAGAAAGCAAACAAGTTTGAAGATGCACCATAAGAGTTATCAAAGAGAGACTTGGAGTAACGTGTTGCAATGCCTCAAGTTGGATGGGCTTCACCAACAAGGAAACAAGGTGTCTAAGCAGGTTTTGAGAGATAAGTTTAAGTGCTTTAATTCTTTGTTTGAAGAGATACACAAGACACAAAGCAGTTGGATGGTGAGTGATGAACAACTTCAATCCGAATTGAGGGTTTCAATATCTGCTTTGGTTATACCCGCATATCGCTCCTTTATGGGAAGATTTAAACATTATTTAGAATCTGGTAGACATGTTGATAAGTACATTAAATATCATCCTGACGACATAGAAATTTTGATTGATGATTTTTTTGTAGGAAATGCCACATCCATGCCTCGAAGGAAGATATGA